Proteins from a genomic interval of Phaseolus vulgaris cultivar G19833 unplaced genomic scaffold, P. vulgaris v2.0 scaffold_15, whole genome shotgun sequence:
- the LOC137817044 gene encoding uncharacterized protein isoform X2, with protein sequence MPLPLPSLPDDGNHHDFVAELTHRMAAFLLSDDHTFNFSPIHSHHLDSSRDAIAGTAEASSQEPSREERCWRSSYDMFGKLQSFNSHQSLVQEQIRAIELSGVKQEQVAVSAKQKPAPRRKNQGQTYEPKKGNVRRARAPRPGSQHPLGAGMRALFLDGPGSRGGTGVFLPRGGAPTPSEPTNNKQGKGCSTVLIPARVVQALQLHFDQMAATSGPKPGAFHPLHDVVVSNRDGMYSLQNQQSPKAAASIQNETILPQEWAY encoded by the exons ATGCCTCTTCCTCTTCCCTCTCTCCCCGACGACGGCAACCACCACGACTTCGTCGCGGAGTTGACTCACCGCATGGCTGCCTTCTTGCTTTCCGACGACCACACTTTCAATTTCTCCCCCATTCACTCTCACCATCTCGATTCG TCACGGGACGCCATAGCAGGGACTGCAGAAGCTTCCTCTCAGGAACCATCACGCGAAGAGCGCTGTTGGAGGAGCAGCTACGACATGTTCGGGAAGCTTCAGAGCTTCAATTCTCACCAATCTCTCGTTCAGGAACAGATTCGAGCCATTGAA CTGTCAGGGGTGAAGCAGGAGCAGGTGGCTGTGTCCGCCAAGCAGAAACCCGCTCCGCGTCGGAAAAACCAAGGGCAGACATACGAGCCCAAAAAGGGAAACGTACGCAGGGCCCGCGCGCCGCGGCCCGGCTCACAACACCCTCTCGGTGCCGGCATGCGGGCCTTGTTTCTTGATGGGCCTGGTTCCAGAGGTGGGACCGGCGTTTTCTTGCCGCGTGGGGGAGCCCCTACCCCTTCCGAACCCACTAATAACAAGCAAG GTAAAGGTTGTTCCACGGTTCTTATACCTGCCAGAGTTGTCCAGGCTTTGCAACTCCACTTCGATCAAATGGCTGCCACGTCTGGGCCCAAACCTGGTGCCTTCCATCCTCTCCACG aTGTTGTAGTGAGTAACAGGGATGGCATGTATTCACTTCAGAACCAGCAGTCACCGAAAGCAGCGGCAAGTATCCAGAATGAAACGATTCTGCCTCAAGAGTGGGCCTATTGA
- the LOC137817026 gene encoding uncharacterized protein, whose protein sequence is MKKEDTVKLISAEGFEFVVDKEAAMVSQTIHNMLTSPGSFAERQHGEVTFPEISTTILEKICQYFYWHLQFASGKETEFPIEPELTLELMMAANYLHT, encoded by the exons ATGAAGAAGGAAGACACAGTGAAGCTGATCAGTGCGGAGGGTTTCGAATTTGTGGTCGACAAAGAAGCTGCAATGGTTTCACAGACCATACATAACATGCTCACTTCTCCAG GGAGTTTCGCTGAGAGGCAGCACGGCGAAGTCACCTTTCCCGAGATCAGTACCACCATTCTGGAGAAGATTTGCCAGTACTTTTATTGGCATCTCCAATTTGCCAG TGGGAAGGAAACGGAATTTCCCATTGAACCTGAATTGACTCTAGAGCTAATGATGGCTGCCAATTACCTCCATACATAA
- the LOC137817025 gene encoding uncharacterized protein has translation MSMAKDRSSIFSFQYFCYVVIILSICSIILSLSWSHCCSQCHSPYQVTVTEKNPRINLLSYPSAWNHLVFSSEPPSKFLKIALFVRKWPHKSRAGGLERHALTLHLALAKRGHDLHIFTTSTDSSLSNSSIDHNLHFHFSKPTPAGYLDQASVWEQFQAQNSSGKPFDVVHTESVGLRYTRSRYVTNLAVTWHGIAYETFHSDIIQELLRTPQEPKTKALTERAVKVVEEVKFFPNYAHHVATSDHAGDILKRVYMIPEERVHIILNGVDQQVFRSDVSKGIEFKKRHGIPDSKSLVIGLAGRLVKDKGHPLMFEALKQIIAENSSFQESSMVVVAGDGPWGARYRDLGANVLVLGSLEQAELACFYNAIDIFANPTLRAQGLDHTLLEAMLTGKPVMATRLASIAGSVIVGNEMGYTFSPTVSDLKKAIYELWISGRDGLEKKGQVAMQRGLQLFTATKMAAAYERLFLCISSAMHENHFCEYQPPGY, from the coding sequence ATGTCCATGGCAAAGGATCGAAGTTCTATATTCAGTTTTCAATATTTCTGTTACGTTGTCATCATCCTTTCCATATGCTCCATCATCTTATCTCTCTCTTGGAGTCACTGTTGCAGTCAGTGTCATTCACCATACCAAGTAACAGTAACAGAGAAAAATCCACGAATCAACCTCCTTTCATATCCCTCTGCATGGAACCACCTTGTGTTCTCCTCAGAGCCACCTTCAAAGTTTCTTAAGATTGCACTTTTTGTCAGGAAATGGCCACACAAGTCTCGTGCAGGGGGGCTCGAACGCCACGCCCTCACACTCCACCTTGCCCTTGCTAAAAGAGGCCATGATCTTCACATATTCACCACTTCCACAGACTCCTCCTTGTCCAACTCTTCAATTGATCACAACTTACACTTTCACTTCTCCAAACCAACTCCTGCTGGTTACCTCGACCAAGCTTCCGTTTGGGAGCAATTTCAAGCACAAAACTCGTCTGGTAAACCGTTTGATGTTGTTCACACTGAGAGTGTTGGACTTAGGTACACAAGATCTCGATATGTTACTAATTTGGCCGTCACTTGGCATGGGATTGCGTACGAGACCTTTCACTCTGACATCATTCAAGAACTCCTTAGAACACCCCAGGAGCCAAAGACAAAGGCTTTGACTGAAAGAGCTGTGAAGGTTGTTGAAGAGGTCAAGTTCTTCCCAAACTATGCTCATCACGTAGCCACTAGTGATCATGCAGGCGATATCCTAAAGAGGGTCTACATGATTCCAGAAGAAAGGGTCCATATTATTCTGAATGGTGTGGACCAACAGGTTTTCAGGTCAGATGTTTCAAAGGGGATTGAATTCAAGAAGAGGCACGGGATTCCGGATTCGAAGTCATTGGTGATAGGACTGGCTGGGAGGTTAGTGAAGGACAAGGGGCACCCTTTGATGTTTGAAGCTTTGAAGCAGATAATTGCAGAAAATAGCAGTTTCCAAGAGAGTAGCATGGTTGTGGTTGCTGGGGATGGTCCTTGGGGTGCAAGATACAGAGATCTTGGGGCAAATGTATTGGTTTTGGGATCCTTAGAACAAGCTGAATTGGCATGTTTCTATAATGCTATTGACATTTTTGCAAACCCCACTTTAAGAGCACAAGGTTTGGATCACACTTTGCTAGAAGCCATGCTAACTGGGAAGCCAGTGATGGCTACAAGGCTTGCAAGCATTGCAGGGTCCGTAATAGTAGGCAACGAAATGGGTTACACATTTTCACCAACAGTGAGTGATCTAAAGAAGGCCATATATGAGTTATGGATTAGTGGAAGAGATGGTCTAGAGAAGAAAGGTCAGGTTGCCATGCAAAGAGGTTTGCAGTTGTTCACTGCCACAAAGATGGCGGCTGCTTATGAGAGACTTTTTCTTTGCATATCAAGTGCAATGCATGAGAACCATTTCTGTGAATACCAACCACCAGGTTATTAA
- the LOC137817044 gene encoding uncharacterized protein isoform X1, translated as MPLPLPSLPDDGNHHDFVAELTHRMAAFLLSDDHTFNFSPIHSHHLDSSRDAIAGTAEASSQEPSREERCWRSSYDMFGKLQSFNSHQSLVQEQIRAIEVLSGVKQEQVAVSAKQKPAPRRKNQGQTYEPKKGNVRRARAPRPGSQHPLGAGMRALFLDGPGSRGGTGVFLPRGGAPTPSEPTNNKQGKGCSTVLIPARVVQALQLHFDQMAATSGPKPGAFHPLHDVVVSNRDGMYSLQNQQSPKAAASIQNETILPQEWAY; from the exons ATGCCTCTTCCTCTTCCCTCTCTCCCCGACGACGGCAACCACCACGACTTCGTCGCGGAGTTGACTCACCGCATGGCTGCCTTCTTGCTTTCCGACGACCACACTTTCAATTTCTCCCCCATTCACTCTCACCATCTCGATTCG TCACGGGACGCCATAGCAGGGACTGCAGAAGCTTCCTCTCAGGAACCATCACGCGAAGAGCGCTGTTGGAGGAGCAGCTACGACATGTTCGGGAAGCTTCAGAGCTTCAATTCTCACCAATCTCTCGTTCAGGAACAGATTCGAGCCATTGAAGTA CTGTCAGGGGTGAAGCAGGAGCAGGTGGCTGTGTCCGCCAAGCAGAAACCCGCTCCGCGTCGGAAAAACCAAGGGCAGACATACGAGCCCAAAAAGGGAAACGTACGCAGGGCCCGCGCGCCGCGGCCCGGCTCACAACACCCTCTCGGTGCCGGCATGCGGGCCTTGTTTCTTGATGGGCCTGGTTCCAGAGGTGGGACCGGCGTTTTCTTGCCGCGTGGGGGAGCCCCTACCCCTTCCGAACCCACTAATAACAAGCAAG GTAAAGGTTGTTCCACGGTTCTTATACCTGCCAGAGTTGTCCAGGCTTTGCAACTCCACTTCGATCAAATGGCTGCCACGTCTGGGCCCAAACCTGGTGCCTTCCATCCTCTCCACG aTGTTGTAGTGAGTAACAGGGATGGCATGTATTCACTTCAGAACCAGCAGTCACCGAAAGCAGCGGCAAGTATCCAGAATGAAACGATTCTGCCTCAAGAGTGGGCCTATTGA